In a single window of the Mus musculus strain C57BL/6J chromosome 6, GRCm38.p6 C57BL/6J genome:
- the H4f16 gene encoding histone H4, which translates to MSGRGKGGKGLGKGGAKRHRKVLRDNIQGITKPAIRRLARRGGVKRISGLIYEETRGVLKVFLENVIRDAVTYTEHAKRKTVTAMDVVYALKRQGRTLYGFGG; encoded by the coding sequence ATGTCAGGACGAGGAAAAGGCGGCAAGGGTCTGGGGAAAGGTGGCGCCAAGCGACACCGCAAGGTTCTCCGCGACAACATCCAGGGCATTACCAAGCCCGCTATCCGGCGGTTGGCTCGGCGTGGCGGCGTGAAGCGCATCTCGGGTCTCATCTACGAGGAGACTCGCGGTGTCCTCAAGGTTTTCCTTGAGAATGTGATCCGCGACGCCGTCACCTACACCGAGCACGCCAAGCGCAAGACGGTTACGGCTATGGACGTGGTGTACGCGCTCAAGCGCCAGGGCCGCACTCTGTACGGCTTCGGCGGCTAA